The Trichocoleus desertorum ATA4-8-CV12 genome contains a region encoding:
- the recR gene encoding recombination mediator RecR, protein MNLGGSPTVYARPLARLIEQLQRLPGVGPKTAQRLALHILKRPETEVQALAQALMEAKQQIGLCSVCFHLSAEPVCEICRTANRDRTTLCVVADSRDVIAIEKTREYRGKYHVLGGLISPMDGIGPDQLYIHQLVRRVSQDKVQEAILAISPSIEGETTTLYVGQLLKPFTKVTRIAFGLPMGGDLEYADEVTLARALEGRRELD, encoded by the coding sequence ATGAATTTAGGAGGCAGTCCCACGGTTTACGCACGTCCCTTAGCTCGCTTAATTGAGCAACTACAACGCTTACCAGGTGTGGGGCCTAAAACCGCGCAACGGCTCGCTTTACATATTCTCAAACGTCCAGAAACAGAGGTCCAAGCACTTGCTCAAGCTTTGATGGAAGCAAAGCAACAGATTGGCCTGTGTTCTGTCTGTTTTCACCTGTCGGCTGAACCTGTTTGTGAAATTTGTCGCACCGCAAATCGCGATCGCACTACGCTCTGTGTCGTAGCCGATTCACGAGATGTGATTGCGATCGAAAAAACCCGAGAATATCGCGGTAAGTATCACGTATTAGGCGGCTTGATCTCACCGATGGATGGAATTGGCCCCGACCAACTCTACATCCATCAATTGGTGCGGCGAGTCAGCCAGGATAAGGTTCAAGAAGCCATTCTAGCCATTAGCCCTAGTATTGAGGGTGAAACGACCACCCTCTACGTCGGCCAGCTATTGAAGCCGTTTACAAAAGTGACTCGGATTGCCTTTGGCTTGCCAATGGGGGGCGACCTAGAGTATGCCGATGAGGTGACGTTGGCAAGGGCACTAGAGGGCCGACGAGAGTTGGACTAG
- a CDS encoding response regulator encodes MASHKILVIDDSRVIRMRVRDMLPKGNFEVLEAKDGVEGLNLIRQERPNLIMLDFLLPRMSGWEVFQQIQNQSDLQSIPLVVMSGRREEVTEKIPEPFEFFEFIEKPFEQKELIEAIKASMAKAKLPRVQPAPAAAAPTATAAAPTESGASAAEIQALNEKIAKMQTEIDGLKKQLTQIVTFIKQKLK; translated from the coding sequence GTGGCAAGTCACAAGATCCTAGTTATCGATGACAGCAGAGTCATCCGGATGCGAGTGCGAGATATGTTACCCAAAGGTAACTTTGAAGTTCTCGAAGCAAAAGATGGGGTTGAAGGTCTTAACTTAATCCGGCAAGAACGGCCAAACCTGATCATGCTAGACTTTCTGCTACCCCGGATGAGTGGCTGGGAAGTATTTCAACAGATTCAGAATCAATCCGATTTACAAAGCATTCCCCTCGTGGTGATGTCAGGGCGTCGCGAAGAAGTGACCGAGAAAATCCCTGAGCCTTTTGAGTTTTTCGAATTTATTGAAAAGCCTTTTGAGCAGAAAGAGCTAATTGAAGCGATTAAGGCCTCAATGGCTAAAGCAAAACTGCCACGGGTACAACCAGCCCCCGCAGCCGCAGCCCCCACAGCAACCGCAGCAGCACCTACAGAGTCAGGAGCATCGGCTGCTGAGATTCAAGCGCTGAATGAGAAGATTGCCAAGATGCAGACAGAAATTGATGGGCTGAAGAAACAACTAACGCAGATTGTCACCTTCATTAAGCAAAAGCTGAAGTAG